In Candidatus Methylacidithermus pantelleriae, the DNA window AGGAAGCCATTGTCACGATTCTTCGCGCACGGCAACAGGAGATCTTTGAAATCATTCGGGAGGATGTGGAATCGCAGCCCTTCTGGTCCGGCTGGAGCGGCCAGATTTTCGTAACGGGTGGTGGATCGCTCCTGCCCGGAATTGAAGAATTGGCTACGGAAGTCTTCCGGCATCCGGTTGAGCGGGCCGTTCCGGTTCCAATGGATGGGGATCAAGAACTGGTGCGCCGACCTCAGCTGGCCACTGTGCTGGGTCTTTTACAGTATGCGCGGGTTGCGGAGCTCCAGGAAATCCCTTCGCGCGGGTGGCGTTCCCGGTTCCAGCGAGTGCTGGCGGGGATGCGTTTGTTCTAAAGGAACAAGGCGAAACAAACAAGGAAGCAAGCTATGCAAGGACAAACCAATGGCAGAAGTGATTCGGAGAAAGGCCAAAGGAGCGTGTCCCTTCTGGGCCTTGGGAAAATGGGTGTGTCCGTGCTCGACCGGGCCATTTTGGCCGGAATGAATCCGCAGCAAATGACTGCGGTCGATACGGATCGTTTTGTATTGGAGGGAAGTCTTGCGCAACGGCGCATCCTTTTAGGCAAGGAACGAACACGAGGTTTGGGATCGTTTGGCGATCGTGAGCTAACCCGCAAGCTCATTGAGAATAGCACGGAACCCTTGCAAGCTCTGCTTCCCGAAGGGGGAGATCTTCTCATGGTGGCATCGTTAGGTGGGACAACGGGTAGTGAGCTTGCCCGGTTTTTTTCTGCGCAAGCCAAGGACCGAGGGATCCGAATGACGCTCGTGGCATTAACCCCTTTTTCCTTTGAACCACAGGCTCGAAAGGAAGAGGCCTGGCGCCTGGCTCAGGAATTAGGGGGCTCGGTTGATTGCTTGTGCGTTCTTTCCCAGCTGGCCATGGAGTCATGGGACGTTTTTTCGGACAATTTCCCTTCGGCTATGGATCGATGGGACCGGATGGTTGCGGAGGTGGTTTTCAGTTTCTGTCATGTGCTGGAAGAACGGGACTTTCCCTCCCTGACGCCCTGGGAACTTTGTCGCTTTTTTGCCCGTTGTGGTTTTGGAGAGGAGGGAAATGGGGTCGGAGGTTTTGCGGAAGCGGGGATAGGGCCGGCCATGACCGAGCGGCTCGTGAACGAGGTAATGGATAGGCTCCCCGCGACGGAGAAGTTCCCCTGGAGTTCAGCTCCCGAATACTTTGCCTGCCTGACTGTGGCGGAAGATCCTCCAATCAGCTTCGTTCGAGAGTTGGAACGAAAGCTGAGTAATCGAGTTGGACCTAGCGCCCGGCTGCGTTTGAGTATTACGTTAGAACCTCAGCGGAAGGATCGGGCTAAGCTCTTGGTTCTCTTTCCCCTTCCTACTTCCTCTTCTCTCAAGGCCTTTGGCCTGGCAAGTCCTTCCGTTCCGGAGGCGACCCCAGAGGAACCGGTACCTACCCTTACACCAGCGGCTGAGATGGCAGTAACCCTCGGCCAGTCCAGCCAGCAAGAGCTACCGATTGTTCCCGCCGGGGGAAGGTTTGAACGAATTGCTGCCACCGTGTACAAGGGGCAGAACCTGGACGTACCGACGTTTCGGCGCCGCAATTTGACGGTGCGAATGTAGCGGGGGACTCCCGCAGGGAGAGGGAAAAAGTGTTGGATGCGAGGAGTAACGGCAAGCTCTCGTAAAGATGGGAGAAAGTCCTTTTGGGTACGCTGGCAAGCCTGCGGGGTAGTAGGACGAAAAAAACGTGGGTTTAGGCCCGAGCCCCTCAGGCGGGAAGCTCGAGAGTAAAAGAGGGCTTTTCCAGCAAAAAAGCTTCTTTGTCTAGCTTCCCAGAACCTCGCGGGCGATTGCACACGCGTTGGTTAGATACGTTTCCTCCATAGCTTGGGGACAAAGCGATTCGTTGGTTCGAAAAGCTTCTTTTCTTGCTCCTAACGGCTCCGGTGGTTACCCATCCAATACAAGACTAGAAGATACCCTTGCTAGAACCGGTTTTTCTTTTTGCAAAAGAGGGGCGTCGTTTTTCTCTGGACAACAAAGGAACCCTGCGAACGAGGTAGGAAAAGCTCAATTTAGCCCAATCCGGGGAGTGGGCCACTTGTAAGCGTTTGCCTTTTTGCAAGACCGCCGGAACAAAGCTTGGCAAAAGAAAGGTTTTTTTCCGAAAATAGCCTGGACTTTCCTTCTTAGAAAAAGCAGCGGCTCTACGAGAAGAGGCAAAGAGCCCTCCTGGCCACATCTGGCAAGCCCGCCTCTTGGGGTAAAGAGCCTTTCGCTTCGCCCAGGCACTCAACTACCTTCGGAAGCGCTCCCACGAAGAGCCTTATGGGTCGGTCTCTTTTTAGCTATTGGTAAGCCTCCTCCTCCGTTCCGACGTCATTCGCTAGCGTGTGTTCGGCCTGGGAGCTGCGCAGCCGAATCGTTTTGAGTTGCAAGTTATGGTGCGTCCGAATGTAGCGAACAGTTTGGGTGCGAGAGCGCATGAGGACCGAATGGGTCACCGCATGGTTACCCCGGATACGAACCCCGGGAAGACCCGGAGCGTCGCTAATGGCCGTCGCTGAAAAGATAATGGAGGACCCTTTTGCCAAGTCTTTCGCATAAAAAATCGTATCGAGCTCGTCTCCATACCCTTGCTCGATGAGTTTTTGTTTTTCCTTTTCGTCCTTCGGCCACATCCGCACTTGGATTTCCCCACCCAAACACCGGATCCCGGCTGCCGCAAGGACGGCCTCTGGGGCTCCTCCGATCCCAATGTACAAATCGATGTCGCCGTCTGGCAGGGAAGGAGCCATGGCAGCTGTAATGTCCCCGTGTTCAATCAAACGCAGGGAACAGCCAAGCTTGCGGATCTCGGCAATCAACTGCGCGTGTCGAGGGCGATCCATCACGCAGACCACAAGGTCAGAAAGTCGTTTTCGAAGTGCCCGCGCGACGATGGGCAAAAGCTCCTCCACTGGGGTATCCAATCGGAAACTCTCGATGCCTGAGGTCTCCACATAATTTTTCACCTGGGGACCATAGGCAAGTTTCATAGCATAGTAGGAGGGTAGGTCCTTGAGAGCATGTTCGGAGTCTTGCTCGGGTACGGCGGCCGCGATCACTGCGAGGGACCCTGGGAGACCCTTCGAGACATTGGTCGTTCCATCGATCGGGTCTACGGCAATGTCAAACCGGGGGGAACCCGGGATCCATCGACCCAGCTTTTCTCCCTTAAAGATCCCAGGGGCTTCGTCCTTTAACCCTTCTCCAATGACGACTTCGGCACAAATATCCATAAGATCGAACATTCCCCGGATGGCATCACAGGCAGCGGCATCGGCTTTCTCTTTCTCTCCCTTACCTACCCAACGAATCACGTTGAGGGCGGCCGCTTCGGTCGCTCGAACAAAATCAAAAGCCAAAACCCTTTCTAGATCGGGCATTTTGTAGGAAGGTACTGACTCCATGATGCTCCCTTCTGGTTATTCGATAGCTTTGATAGTCTCCGATCGAATCGGACCGGCGAGATTTGAACTCGCGACCTCTTGCACCCCAAGCAAGCGCGCTACCAGGCTGCGCCACGGCCCGCCTTACGGTTTCCTGGTTCCATAATTAAGCCATCTCTCCTCTTGCAGCAAGCCAGATATGAAAGACCACCTCCCTCCCCAAGAGGCTGCGCGGATCGCCTTATACGGGGGAAGTTTTGATCCACTCCATCATGGGCACTTGGTCGCAGCCTGTGATGCTTTGGAACAGTTCCGGCTCGATGCGGTCATTCTCATCCCGTGTCGGCAGTCCCCCCACAAGTTGCGTCACCGGATCTCTGAGGGAACCCACCGTTACCGGATGATCCGCCAAGCCATTCGAGGTCTACCTGGGCTTTACGTGTCGGCGTGTGAACTTCGTCGCCCCCCTCCCTCCTACTCCGTAGACACGGCCCGGGAGATGGCCCAGCTTTATCCCAAAGCCCTGCTCTTTTGGCTTCTGGGAACCGACCAGCTTCCGGAACTGTCCCTCTGGAAGGACTATGAGGAGCTTGCACGGCTCGTCCGGTTTCTGGCCGTCCCACGGCCAGGATTTGTGGAAAGGCTCAAGCCCTCCATCACTCTCTTGCCCAAACCACGATTTGTGGATATATCTTCCTCAGAGATCCGGAGTCGCGTGCGAAAGTCGCTCCCTTATGCGCATCTTGTTCCTTGGCCTGTGGCCCGTTACATCGAGCGACATGGTCTGTACCGGTGACCACCTTGAGTCTTTTTGAGCTAGCTAAGTTTTGCCGAGATTTTGTCCTAGAAAAAAAGGCTTTGGCCCCTGTCATCCTCGATCTACGCGGAATTTCTACGGTGAGCGATTTCTTTGTGATCTGCGGGGCCCAGTCGGAACCTCAGCTAAAAGCAATCGCTCAGGGCCTGGAAAAAACGCTCAAAGAGCGTTACGGCAAGCAACCGTACGCAATCGAGGGTTTTCCCAAAAGTCACTGGGTGATCGTCGATTACGGAGGCGTCATGGTCCATATCTTTCACGAAGAAAAGCGGCGCTACTACGCCCTGGAAGAACTTTGGGGAGACGCTCCGCGCTTGTGACGAGGAACTCTTGATCCTGGCCAAACTACGGAAAAAGAGGCGGAGTCATCCCAGAGACCCGTCAGCACGGCCGCGACTTTGCTCACACTTTCATTCCCCTTCGCCCTTTTCGCTACCCGATGGGGAAAAATCCCTTTTTGGGAAGGGAACTTTTTTCCCTTTTTTATGCCCGATGGATGAACAAACGGGCTTCCGGGTTCGGAGAAAACCCCTTTTTTTGAACGCCGACGGGGACGAGTGATTTTCCCAAGCCGCTCCCAATCCCTGGACTTGCCCGGAAGCACAAAAGGCTCAAAACTCTTCCTACCCACCTATGGATTGGGCAACGCTCGAACAACAAGCGCTTGAAGTTCTCCAAGCCTACGTGCGGATCCCCTCCGTTAACCCGCCGGCTGACACAAGCCAAACCGCGTTTTTCCTCGCAGAACTCCTGCGCAGGGAAGGCTTGGAACCCCGGCTTTTCCCAAGCGGGCCCAATGGCCAGACCAATCTTCTGGTCCGGGTACCAGGAGAAGACCCTCACAAGCGACCTTTGCTCCTCTTAAACCACATGGACGTTGTTCCCGCCGATGAGAAAGCATGGGAAAAGCCTCCGTTTGGCGCGATCGTGGAGGACGGATTTCTTTGGGGACGAGGCGCCCTGGATATGAAAGGGTTAGCCATCCAACAGCTCATGGCACTGGTTGCACTACGAAGAGGGGGACGGAAGCCTCACCGCGATGTCCTTTTTTTGTCCACGGCAGACGAAGAAAGCGGTGGCAAGTATGGGATCCGCTGGATGCTGGAGCACCATTTCTCAGACCTCGAACCGGAATACGCACTGGATGAAGGGGGGTTTGGAACTCGGGACCTTTTCCAATCCCAATCGCTCGTCTTTGCCGTTCAAGTGGCTGACAAACAGCCGCTTTGGGTCCGTCTTCGGGCCCAGGGGCCCCCAGGACACGGATCGATCCCCATTGACCAGGCAGCCCCGGCGACTCTCGTTCGGGCGCTGGCAAAGATTCTCCCCTGGGAGGAACAACCCTCGCCCCCGCCCGTGGTAAAAGCGATGATCCAGACGGTCGGGGCTGCCCTGGTCGATAGCCCGTTTACCCGAGCGATTCAAAGGAATACGCTCTCTCTTACGAGCCTCCAAGCGGGCGTTGGATCGCCTCCCAAAATCAACGTCATCCCATCCTGGGCCGAGGCGACCTTGGACTGCCGTCTTCTTCCGGGAACCCATCCTTCCGACTTTCTTCACAAGTTGGAACAAGCGATTGGCGATCCGGACATTTTCCTGGAAGTCGTTAGCGATGCGCCCGATCCCACACCTCCCAGCTCCTGGGAAACGCCCCTGTTTGAAGCCATTCGCCGGGTTGTAGGAAGGCATTACCCTGGGGCGACGGTGACGCCCTTCTTAAGTAGCGGGTTTACGGATGCTCGTTATTTACGACAACGAAATGTCGTTGCTTATGGGTTTATGCCCATGGTCCTCGATAACCAAACGGCTTATAGCGCTCATTCCGACTGGGAACGCATTCCTGTGGATGAATTTTGTAAAGGGATCCACGTCTTTTTTGATCTTCTCCAGGAGCCCTTCTAGACACTGGCAAGCACGACCGTGTCATAAGAAGATTGGCTTATTGGCAAACGGGAAAGACAAAAGAAAAGCCTGTTTTCATGGGTCGATGTCGAACGCTCCCGACGGGCGGCCGGTAGCGGTGGTAGAACGGCGATCCAAGAAGAAAAAGCTCCCCACCGGATGCGCTCCTTCCCAACTGTCAATAAGAAGGAGGCGATGGCAGTGTGCCTCTTTCGGAGTAGCGGGGAGGGGCCCCCACGTTTTTCTTTTTGCACCCGGGTCCGAGGCGAAAAACCTTACCCCATGGAGGCCGAAGGATCCATCCGGGCTTGACTAGCTTTGCAGGCCTCACACAACCACCCGGCCAAGGCAGCTGCTTGTGATCGAATTTCGGGGATGGCCGTCGTTTCCCACAAGTCCCCGATCCGAAGAGGACCCACGGCAAAAAGTCCCTCCTGGACCTCGTTATCTGGGCCTAGGACAGTCCCATCCGGTTGCGTAGCAATTCCTAGACCCAATGGGCCAGCGCCCACCAGACGCCGGTCAAACAGGCGTTCCCACAAAGGGTCGCCTGTTTCCTGCCACCGGAACCGGGGACCGGTGCAGTTGATAACCGCATCAACCAATAACCCCTCTTGCCTGCCTCCGGAATATTCCAGGAGAGCTTCGACCCTACCTCCCGAAGGCCGTAACCTCCTCACACGAGCGCGCACGAGACGGCACCTGCCCGTGTGTAACCAGGAACCCAAAAGCTGTGCATCTTCGGGAGGGGCCCGATGCCGCACCACATTCCAATAGGGTCGCAGGTGGCGTAAAAATCGAGCTCGATCTTCTAGACTTAGCCCTTGCCACAGTTCCGGAATGCTTGGCCGGATGAGATCCACCCAATCTCTTGGGTCTATCCCTCTGGCCACGCTCTGGGCAAAATGTTCCCGTAAGCCTCGAAGAGTTTTTATATGGGGAAAGGGAGGCTCTAGCTGGGACGTTCCTTTCCCTACACCATGAACGGACAGCCGATGAGGAAGGGGGAAAAGACCCCGCGGTGAAACCCCGTACAAAACCCCTTGAAACGAAAACGAAGATAGAAGCGTCAGAACATCCAGAAAAGTCAAGCCCGTACCCACTGCCAAAAGACGGCGTCGGGCCGCAAGCTCTTCAAGGGCTTCCCGCTGGAGCGTCCATGGGTTATTGACGTAGAGCGGAAACGAACAGGCTTCCGACCCTGGAAGAGGAGCTGGGGGCAAAAGCCCTGTGGCCAGGACTACAAAACGGGCGTGCCACTGCTCACCTCCCGCAAGACAAACACAATAGCCGCCGGGAACCCGAAAAAGATCGATGACTCGGGCAGCACGTTTGATAAGAAAAATTCCCCTGGCCGAAGCTTGATCCTCGGCCTCGCGCAAGCGCTGTTCCAGGTACTGCCCGTAAAGAACGCGCGGGAGAAAATCCCCGGGACGCACGGCCCCGTTGCCGTTCTCTTCCGAAGCCCAGCGGTAAAAATCTTCCGGGTCTCGAGCAAAGGCACCTAGCTTGGCCGCGGGAACGTTTAACCGAAGCGCGGGCCAAGAGGTTCCGTACGCCCAACCGCGACCCCAGCGACCACAGGCGTCCCAGAGTGCCACCCGCAACGGGGACTGAGCTTGCTCCAGGAGATGGATGGCCACAAGCACACCCGTGGCCCCGCCCCCAAGGATCGCAACATCGACCCAGCCCTGAGGCCGAGCATTGCGTCCATCCGAAGAGGCCGGCTCGAAAGCGCGATTTGCTGGATCGTTCACTTTTTTCTCTTGCCGGATCGTAAACGCTCTACAACTCTTGTAAAGACGATAGTTTTTGTCGTATTTTTATTGTCTCGGTGGGAGCCGTGTTTGTCTTAGGGTTTTTTTTTCTCCAGAGCTCGGCAGAGCAAATGCCTGTTTTCTTGGTGGACTTTGGGCAAGAGAAAGCAGAAGGTAGTGGGAAGTGCTTGGGTCAAGCCACATCGGAAGAATGTGCCTTTTGTCGTGACCCAGCTACTTTGGGGTTCAGGCGAACGAATGGATCCCCACAAACTTTTTCGAGCGGTACAAACATCTCCATTCTCTAGGAGGTAACCCATGCCTGTATTGCGACCCGATCCTACCTTTTACCCGTCCGCGCGACTGGCGCGGCTTGCCCCCCAGGAAAAGCTCGCCTATGTGGTCGCTTTTTCTCCGAGCCCCCTAGAAGGGACAACGGACCGGCTAACCGTTGTGGATGTCAACCCGGATTC includes these proteins:
- a CDS encoding FtsZ/tubulin family protein, which codes for MQGQTNGRSDSEKGQRSVSLLGLGKMGVSVLDRAILAGMNPQQMTAVDTDRFVLEGSLAQRRILLGKERTRGLGSFGDRELTRKLIENSTEPLQALLPEGGDLLMVASLGGTTGSELARFFSAQAKDRGIRMTLVALTPFSFEPQARKEEAWRLAQELGGSVDCLCVLSQLAMESWDVFSDNFPSAMDRWDRMVAEVVFSFCHVLEERDFPSLTPWELCRFFARCGFGEEGNGVGGFAEAGIGPAMTERLVNEVMDRLPATEKFPWSSAPEYFACLTVAEDPPISFVRELERKLSNRVGPSARLRLSITLEPQRKDRAKLLVLFPLPTSSSLKAFGLASPSVPEATPEEPVPTLTPAAEMAVTLGQSSQQELPIVPAGGRFERIAATVYKGQNLDVPTFRRRNLTVRM
- a CDS encoding fructose-bisphosphatase class II family protein, producing MESVPSYKMPDLERVLAFDFVRATEAAALNVIRWVGKGEKEKADAAACDAIRGMFDLMDICAEVVIGEGLKDEAPGIFKGEKLGRWIPGSPRFDIAVDPIDGTTNVSKGLPGSLAVIAAAVPEQDSEHALKDLPSYYAMKLAYGPQVKNYVETSGIESFRLDTPVEELLPIVARALRKRLSDLVVCVMDRPRHAQLIAEIRKLGCSLRLIEHGDITAAMAPSLPDGDIDLYIGIGGAPEAVLAAAGIRCLGGEIQVRMWPKDEKEKQKLIEQGYGDELDTIFYAKDLAKGSSIIFSATAISDAPGLPGVRIRGNHAVTHSVLMRSRTQTVRYIRTHHNLQLKTIRLRSSQAEHTLANDVGTEEEAYQ
- the nadD gene encoding nicotinate-nucleotide adenylyltransferase, producing MKDHLPPQEAARIALYGGSFDPLHHGHLVAACDALEQFRLDAVILIPCRQSPHKLRHRISEGTHRYRMIRQAIRGLPGLYVSACELRRPPPSYSVDTAREMAQLYPKALLFWLLGTDQLPELSLWKDYEELARLVRFLAVPRPGFVERLKPSITLLPKPRFVDISSSEIRSRVRKSLPYAHLVPWPVARYIERHGLYR
- the rsfS gene encoding ribosome silencing factor; amino-acid sequence: MSLFELAKFCRDFVLEKKALAPVILDLRGISTVSDFFVICGAQSEPQLKAIAQGLEKTLKERYGKQPYAIEGFPKSHWVIVDYGGVMVHIFHEEKRRYYALEELWGDAPRL
- a CDS encoding M20/M25/M40 family metallo-hydrolase, with the translated sequence MDWATLEQQALEVLQAYVRIPSVNPPADTSQTAFFLAELLRREGLEPRLFPSGPNGQTNLLVRVPGEDPHKRPLLLLNHMDVVPADEKAWEKPPFGAIVEDGFLWGRGALDMKGLAIQQLMALVALRRGGRKPHRDVLFLSTADEESGGKYGIRWMLEHHFSDLEPEYALDEGGFGTRDLFQSQSLVFAVQVADKQPLWVRLRAQGPPGHGSIPIDQAAPATLVRALAKILPWEEQPSPPPVVKAMIQTVGAALVDSPFTRAIQRNTLSLTSLQAGVGSPPKINVIPSWAEATLDCRLLPGTHPSDFLHKLEQAIGDPDIFLEVVSDAPDPTPPSSWETPLFEAIRRVVGRHYPGATVTPFLSSGFTDARYLRQRNVVAYGFMPMVLDNQTAYSAHSDWERIPVDEFCKGIHVFFDLLQEPF
- a CDS encoding FAD/NAD(P)-binding protein gives rise to the protein MNDPANRAFEPASSDGRNARPQGWVDVAILGGGATGVLVAIHLLEQAQSPLRVALWDACGRWGRGWAYGTSWPALRLNVPAAKLGAFARDPEDFYRWASEENGNGAVRPGDFLPRVLYGQYLEQRLREAEDQASARGIFLIKRAARVIDLFRVPGGYCVCLAGGEQWHARFVVLATGLLPPAPLPGSEACSFPLYVNNPWTLQREALEELAARRRLLAVGTGLTFLDVLTLLSSFSFQGVLYGVSPRGLFPLPHRLSVHGVGKGTSQLEPPFPHIKTLRGLREHFAQSVARGIDPRDWVDLIRPSIPELWQGLSLEDRARFLRHLRPYWNVVRHRAPPEDAQLLGSWLHTGRCRLVRARVRRLRPSGGRVEALLEYSGGRQEGLLVDAVINCTGPRFRWQETGDPLWERLFDRRLVGAGPLGLGIATQPDGTVLGPDNEVQEGLFAVGPLRIGDLWETTAIPEIRSQAAALAGWLCEACKASQARMDPSASMG